The following proteins are encoded in a genomic region of Fusarium keratoplasticum isolate Fu6.1 chromosome 9, whole genome shotgun sequence:
- a CDS encoding UBC core domain-containing protein — MAQKRLMQELQPLQKEKWVNIETDDTNLFHWRLGLWVVNPDSVWHGAYLKAEMRFPKEYPYQPPTFKFLTRNICHANVYSDGNLCISILHKPGEDEQSGELANERWNVLHGVESVLRSVLLLLDDPEINSPANVDASVLYRDHRSEYNARAKEIVAKSQKDIPEGSRMPTPSELAPAPQKPVDDDADFWNMTDEEEDFGGSDSDEDMDDFDEDDEDEDDVKDRK; from the exons ATGGCGCAGAAGCGGCTCATGCAGGAACTCCAACCCCTCCAGAAGGAGAAGTGGGTTAATATCGAG ACCGACGACACAAACCTCTTCCACTGGAGGCTCGGCCTCTGGGTCGTCAACCCCGACAGCGTTTGGCACGGCGCCTacctcaaggccgagatgcgATTCCCCAAGGAATACCCCTACCAGCCTCCCACCTTCAAGTTCCTGACCAGGAACATCTGCCACGCCAACGTCTACTCGGACGGTAACCTCTGCATCTCGATCCTGCACAAGCCCGGTGAGGACGAGCAGTCAGGCGAGCTGGCCAATGAACGGTGGAACGTTCTCCACGGCGTCGAGTCAGTCCTCCGTtccgtcctcctcctcctcgacgaccccgAGATCAACTCTCCCGCAAACGTCGATGCTAGTGTCCTCTACCGCGACCATCGAAGCGAGTACAACGCCAGGGCCAAGGAGATCGTGGCCAAGTCTCAGAAGGACATCCCCGAAGGATCTAGAATGCCCACCCCCTCCGAGCTCGCCCCAGCACCACAGAAGCCTGTCGATGACGACGCCGACTTCTGGAACATgacggatgaggaggaggactttgGTGGCAGCGACAGCGATGAGGACATggacgactttgacgaggatgatgaggatgaagatgacgtcAAGGACCGCAAGTAG
- a CDS encoding Isochorismatase domain-containing protein, which produces MSPIPTTPATTMTDGKTKVIGGKSNFWLWSQESGFDLTHPDEPSSPPVYPRISLTTSTEQVTIDPNKTALVVVDMQNYFLSPLLGRPYDGPGQMMAIRLEEQVIPACRRADIPILWVGWGLDETDLDDIPPAMALLFSFNNNIDDNPNEPKYLGELGEDIGSPKLIISDCDHTSIEAGRVMVRDQWNTALYPTLARMSLEKDKTITKKRPSGFWGGTGIEEHLAVLGITTLLFAGVNTHRGLEESIRDASNKGWDCLLLSDEEDAGEGLEKRCGRDWGFVLTPGEFVSGVHSMQTEPELDDPFDVSGGPCRGMIALKHP; this is translated from the coding sequence ATGTCACCCATCCCTACCACCCCAGCCACCACCATGACAGATGGCAAGACAAAGGTTATCGGTGGGAAGAGCAACTTCTGGCTCTGGTCCCAAGAGTCGGGTTTTGATCTTACCCATCCCGACGAACCTTCATCTCCGCCTGTCTATCCACGAATCTCACTAACAACCAGTACCGAACAGGTTACCATCGATCCAAACAAGACAGCTCTTGTCGTTGTGGACATGCAAAACTATTTCCTATCCCCTCTTCTGGGCCGCCCCTACGATGGTCCAGGCCAAATGATGGCAATCAGACTTGAGGAACAAGTCATCCCAGCCTGTCGAAGAGCTGATATTCCCATCCTGTGGGTCGGCTGGGGCTTGGACGAGACGGACCTCGACGACATACCCCCGGCCATGGCCCTCTTGTTCTCTTTTAACAACAACATTGACGACAACCCTAACGAACCGAAATACCTTGGAGAGCTCGGTGAAGACATTGGATCGCCaaagctcatcatcagcgACTGCGATCACACGTCGATCGAGGCCGGAAGGGTCATGGTGCGCGACCAATGGAACACGGCCCTCTACCCGACACTAGCAAGAATGTCCCTggaaaaggacaagaccatcaccaagaagcgACCATCCGGGTTCTGGGGAGGTACAGGCATCGAGGAGCACCTGGCCGTCCTGGGCATCACGACGCTGCTGTTTGCAGGAGTAAACACCCACCGGGGCCTCGAGGAGTCTATCCGAGATGCCAGCAACAAGGGCTGGGACTGTCTCTTGCtgagcgacgaggaagatgccgGTGAGGGGCTTGAGAAGAGATGTGGACGTGACTGGGGGTTTGTTTTGACGCCTGGGGAATTCGTTAGTGGCGTCCACTCCATGCAGACTGAACCAGAGCTGGACGATCCCTTTGACGTATCAGGGGGCCCATGTCGAGGCATGATTGCATTGAAACACCCATGA
- a CDS encoding Non-specific serine/threonine protein kinase: MAWQSGVWKSPLNLSKNNDESSFPGLQPAASPEATNKIEYDELQQNELLALEAIYGEDFVMHTGTHSAWKRTDPAFDIRIKASRDEDFAVTLGFVMTATYPKSPPLITLKDYDLKEVTQFKIQKFLETQPKIFAQDQQEMIDQIVEGVRDILEDAAQAKADGKHLPSLEEERERHEASMAKLAQAKKEEDDRKKMEETKEEERVMAEMLQQQIDRQRQKAKESKRRPNGKTPQQPTSSTETEELIEFDQYCNTTDKSGNILTFKAVASKCDPRQGPVSVVYTVRPVLANGQGSQTMALKEAVLRTSSKDSKEFKVQLQSLESRLQDLKTVKRVHHRHLVEVLDFKVQSGIATDPTVPNAWTVSVLTPLAEKGPLEELLELAGQIEIGKVRSWTRDLLDALNFLHNKNIAHQDIHAGNILLFRESTGEIVPKISDSWYQREIHAISSHKPGPPGMTTAKSAYWLPPEVAAASKPQYTYKTDIWDFGVVFVQMIFGLDVLRTYSSPKNLMESLTLSHSLHELVSRFFKEDKQKRPRAFELGSSEFLATDAPVLFDDTAAMLSSSPSISSLQVIPARLRRDSTTRGPALSRYTEDFVEEGRLGKGGFGEVVKARKKLDGQIYAIKKITQRSQASLTEILKEVRLLSQLSHPAVVRYYNTWVEEIPDQTDTEDDTSTGYFTEDTRGTGSAGIDIQFATSTGGLDFMSSNANVDFGFDDSDDSDDDEDDDEDDDDDYSDSDVAIGRVLSPDKERNAAMLRRARYQRSYRTILYISMEYCEKRTLRDLIARNLYKNTAEIWRLFRQVLEGLAHIHGLSIVHRDLKPENIFISSGSDGIDNVKIGDFGLATSGQFSVDKVAANTLETDDMTRSIGTAYYSAPEIKSTVNGMYSTKVDMYSLGIIFFEMCYIPMMGMQKADVLGQLRRVKPVLPSDFKPADKVQTEIVLSLVNHNPKERPSSADLLKSGKLPVQMESETIRRTLAGLADPSSPYYRKMLSTLFAKPMEPTKNYAWDMFSAGPSPQELLNQGIVKKSLISIFRRHGALECPRGVIYPRSSHYGDNAVQLLDANGNVLQLPYDLTMGNARMMAKQATGPVLQRTFTFGNVFRDKQDTGQPLMFGEVDFDIVTTDALDLAMKEAEVLKVIDEIIHTFPSLSSTVMCFHLGHSDLLQLIFEYCGIEPACRRATADVLSKLNIHNHTWQKIRIELRSAAVGVSATSVDELQRFDFRDTPNKTFSKLKTLFEGSDMYQRASPTIAHLKEVIEYCKRLGVGTKVYINPLNSLKEGFYTGGILFSCLYDKKTKDVFAAGGRYDQLIKEHRPRIGGQFGERHAVGFSLAWERLARVSKVSGRAFLKKGEEEGNGMFNTRRCDVLVASFDAALLRSSGVELLQMLWAHDISAEMAKDARSPDELLSKHRDEVYSWIIIIKQDSILKIKSMGRKDAPDVDIPSTQLLSWLRGEIRERDARSVVKLRGNSSQAEPSGSGDKDPEQEVRVLVAQTRSKKFNRRTVVEQAQVSASSVVRSFLDGPILAIETTDQVMDLIRETCLSEPESWRQVEHAVTTSEKKYIREIHDQLDTWRYKFEKKNGTRHSFLYNFRSGNCIYYDLGN, translated from the exons ATGGCGTGGCAATCAGGGGTATGGAAGTCGCCCTTGAACCTTAGCAAGAACAACGATGAGTCAAGCTTTCCGGGCCTCCAGCCCGCCGCGAGCCCGGAGGCTACCAACAAGATTGAATATGATGAACTGCAGCAGAATGAgctcctcgcccttgaggCCATCTATGGCGAAGACTTTGTCATGCACACGGGAACTCACAGTGCTTGGAAG AGAACAGATCCTGCTTTTGATATACGAATAAAAGCTTCGAGAGACGAAGACTTTGCTGTCACTCTCGGGTTTGTCATGACTGCGACGTACCCGAAGTCTCCCCCGTTGATCACCTTGAAGGACTATGACCTTAAGGAAGTCACCCAGTTCAAGATCCAAAAGTTCCTCGAGACGCAACCGAAGATCTTTGCGCAGGATCAGCAGGAGATGATCGACCAGATTGTCGAAGGAGTTCGGGATATCCTCGAAGATGCCGCCCAAGCAAAGGCAGATGGCAAACACTTGCCGtccctcgaggaggagcgagaACGACACGAGGCCTCCATGGCGAAGCTAGCGCAAGctaagaaggaggaagacgatcgcaagaagatggaggaaacaaaagaagaagaacgtgtcatggccgagatgctccagCAGCAGATTGATCGCCAACGacaaaaggccaaggagtcGAAGCGTCGCCCCAATGGCAAGACTCCCCAGCAGCCCACCTCAAGCACCGAGACGGAAGAGCTCATCGAGTTCGACCAATATTGCAATACGACGGACAAGTCGGGGAACATTCTCACCTTCAAGGCTGTTGCTAGCAAATGCGACCCCCGACAGGGCCCTGTCTCGGTTGTCTATACGGTCAGGCCTGTCCTTGCTAACGGCCAGGGCAGCCAGACGATGGCACTCAAGGAAGCTGTTTTGCGCACTAGTAGTAAGGACTCCAAAGAGTTCAAGGTGCAGCTGCAGAGTCTCGAGTCGCGTCTTCAGGACCTCAAGACGGTAAAGCGAGTTCACCACCGCCACCTCGTCGAGGTCCTGGACTTCAAGGTCCAGAGTGGAATCGCCACTGACCCGACCGTCCCAAATGCATGGACAGTAAGCGTCTTGACGCCGCTGGCGGAAAAGGGTCCCCTGGAGGAGCTCTTGGAACTTGCTGGGCAGATTGAGATTGGCAAAGTGCGGTCTTGGACGCGTGACTTGCTAGATGCGCTCAACTTTCTTCACAACAAGAACATTGCCCATCAAGATATTCATGCAGGGAACATCCTGCTGTTCCGAGAGTCCACAGGTGAAATCGTTCCCAAGATCTCCGACTCGTGGTATCAGAGAGAGATCCACGCCATCAGCTCGCACAAGCCGGGACCCCCAGGGATGACTACTGCCAAGTCTGCTTACTGGCTGCCACCAGAGGTTGCTGCTGCGTCCAAACCTCAGTATACATACAAGACTGATATTTGGGACTTTGGTGTTGTCTTTGTTCAGATGATCTTTGGTCTTGATGTGCTGCGGACATACTCGTCGCCCAAGAATCTGATGGAATCGCTTACTCTGTCCCATTCGTTGCATGAGCTGGTCAGCAGATTCTTCAAAGAGGACAAGCAAAAGAGGCCACGGGCTTTTGAGCTTGGATCCAGTGAGTTCTTGGCTACTGATGCGCCAGTCCTCTTTGACGACACGGCCGCGATGCTATCGAGCAGCCCTTCCATATCCTCATTGCAAGTGATTCCTGCAAGACTGAGGCGTGACTCTACTACCCGAGGCCCTGCCTTGTCCAGATACACTGAAGACtttgttgaagaaggcaggCTTGGGAAGGGCGGCTTCGGTGAGGTGGTCAAGGCAAGGAAGAAGCTTGATGGTCAGATTTatgccatcaagaagatcacgCAGCGCTCGCAGGCCAGTCTTACTGAAATATTGAAGGAGGTTCGGCTGCTTTCTCAGCTCAGTCATCCCGCTGTTGTTCGATACTACAACACCTGGGTAGAGGAGATCCCAGACCAAACAGACACCGAGGACGATACTTCGACGGGTTACTTTACGGAAGATACCCGAGGGACTGGGTCGGCTGGAATTGACATCCAGTTTGCTACTAGCACCGGAGGCCTCGATTTCATGTCCTCGAATGCTAATGTGGACTTTGGGTTCGATGACTCCGACGActctgatgatgacgaggacgacgatgaggacgatgacgatgattaTTCAGACAGCGATGTGGCTATCGGCCGTGTTCTTTCGCCTGACAAGGAGAGAAACGCCGCAATGTTACGGCGTGCTCGGTATCAGCGATCGTATCGAACAATTCTATACATCTCGATGGAGTACTGTGAAAAACGG ACCCTTAGGGATCTCATTGCGAGAAACTTGTATAAGAATACAGCCGAAATCTGGCGCCTCTTCCGCCAGGTCTTGGAAGGCTTGGCCCATATTCACGGACTCAGCATCGTCCACCGTGACTTGAAGCCAGAGAACATTTTCATCAGCAGTGGCTCTGACGGCATCGACAATGTCAAGATTGGCGACTTTGGACTTGCCACCAGTGGACAATTCTCAGTGGACAAGGTGGCTGCCAACACTCTTGAGACGGATGATATGACAAGGAGTATTGGCACTGCCTACTACTCTGCGCCCGAAATCAAGTCAACTGTGAATGGAATGTATAGCACAAAAGTTGAT ATGTACTCTTTgggcatcatcttcttcgagaTGTGCTACATTCCCATGATGGGCATGCAAAAGGCCGATGTGCTTGGTCAACTTCGACGAGTCAAGCCGGTTTTGCCATCTGACTTCAAGCCGGCAGACAAGgttcagactgagattgtGCTCTCTCTTGTCAATCACAACCCCAAAGAGAGACCTTCAAGTGCAGACCTCCTCAAGAGCGGCAAGCTGCCGGTTCAAATGGAGAGTGAGACTATCAGACGCACCCTTGCTGGACTTGCTGATCCCAGCTCGCCATACTATCGCAAGATGCTTTCAACCTTGTTCGCAAAGCCCATGGAACCTACAAAGAACTATGCCTGGGATATGTTCTCTGCGGGCCCAAGTCCCCAGGAGTTGCTCAATCAAGGGATTGTCAAGAAGTCtctcatcagcatcttccGCCGTCATGGTGCGCTGGAATGCCCCAGGGGAGTCATATATCCTCGCTCGTCTCATTACGGAGATAATGCCGTGCAGCTTTTGGACGCCAACGGAAACGTGCTTCAGCTTCCATACGATCTCACTATGGGCAATGCACGAATGATGGCCAAACAAGCCACTGGTCCTGTGTTACAAAGGACCTTTACCTTTGGCAACGTTTTCCGTGATAAGCAAGACACGGGCCAGCCCCTGATGTTTGGCGAAGTCGACTTTGACATTGTCACGACTGACGCACTGGATCTAGCAatgaaggaggctgaggttCTAAAAGTGATTGACGAGATCATTCACACATTCCCTTCCCTGTCTTCGACGGTCATGTGCTTCCACCTGGGACACTCTGATCTTTTGCAGCTTATTTTCGAGTATTGCGGCATTGAACCAGCGTGCAGACGCGCAACTGCAGATGTTCTGAGCAAGCTGAACATCCACAACCACACATGGCAGAAGATTAGGATCGAGCTGCGGTCGGCGGCCGTGGGTGTATCAGCGACAAGCGTGGACGAACTACAACGATTCGATTTCAGGG ACACGCCAAACAAGACGTTTTCCAAACTGAAGACCCTATTTGAAGGCAGCGACATGTACCAGCGGGCCTCACCCACAATTGCGCACCTGAAGGAAGTCATTGAGTATTGCAAACGCCTAGGGGTCGGGACCAAGGTCTACATCAACCCCCTGAACAGCTTGAAGGAGGGCTTCTACACGGGGGGCATCCTTTTTTCGTGCCTCTACgacaagaagaccaaggacgTCTTTGCAGCTGGTGGGAGATATGACCAGCTTATCAAGGAACACCGACCCAGAATCGGTGGCCAGTTTGGTGAGAGGCACGCGGTTGGATTTAGCTTGGCATGGGAACGCTTGGCAAGAGTTTCCAAAGTCAGCGGACGAGCGTTCCTcaagaagggagaggaggaaggaaaCGGCATGTTTAATACTCGAAGG TGTGACGTTTTGGTTGCCAGTTTTGACGCCGCTCTGCTCAGATCATCTGGTGTTGAACTTCTTCAAATGCTCTGGGCTCACGATATCAGCGCGGAAATGGCCAAGGACGCGAGATCTCCTGACGAGTTGCTGTCGAAGCACCGCGACGAGGTGTACTCGTGGATCATCATTATCAAGCAGGACTCCATCCTGAAGATTAAGAGCATGGGCAGAAAGGACGCACCAGACGTCGATATTCCGTCAACACAGCTGCTATCTTGGCTCCGAGGTGAGATCCGAGAACGCGACGCGAGGTCTGTGGTGAAGCTTCGAGGCAACAGTTCTCAGGCCGAACCCAGCGGCTCGGGCGACAAGGATCCGGAGCAGGAGGTTCGAGTACTCGTGGCCCAGACACGGAGCAAGAAGTTCAACCGTAGAACGGTGGTGGAACAAGCCCAGGTCAGCGCCAGCAGCGTAGTGCGATCGTTCCTCGACGGACCAATCCTCGCCATCGAGACGACAGACCAAGTCATGGACCTGATCCGCGAGACGTGCCTCTCCGAGCCCGAGAGCTGGCGGCAAGTCGAGCACGCGGTGACGACGTCAGAGAAGAAGTACATCCGCGAGATCCACGACCAGTTGGACACGTGGCGGTACAAatttgagaagaagaacggGACGAGACACTCGTTCTTGTACAACTTTCGGTCTGGCAACTGCATCTACTATGATTTGGGCAACTGA
- a CDS encoding Cut12 domain-containing protein → MLGWMLRRGEDAPNAVNDGDTAQIDAPDTPAPVFAARAFKSALFGTPARPSDNQATRAAKEKKNMKTEAVSQTPPRPQGILLTPGTGTTRRKRVSFGQDVKKTNDLNVIHENETRHRTRLNEALEKASRSAAQEAATRRNQDDTSDDEWEEADDEDCCTHDITIDLNEPHSQSGKYWKEEFEKYHDEAKIEMEKLLKYKQLAKSYAKQKDAEASDLAVKLKEEQQKVIEMEKQIAEGASRIASKRDDRSDDVNSELLSTLTKQTALAVQYRTRVQELEDQLEEFLKDREDDPDSKAGRRRRLATSPRTQKTILETQRELRKARAQVKELGELRDQVSTLRSQLRAAEKRASKAETQTTTVPDTPRESARAQDLRAQLREAREETKRKDEEIRQLKEEFEAYRKETEAQATDKNGVLERAHSKIAELKKEIRTLKTGEQAPATRPKSWHVHTEISRLAEENSRRKEESSERAFNQRGHDLERRSFDLTDLQGESIGLKATNPNVPSLRQKFHEDALPKVTQSDLGTTKQSGLGDRPNLGRPRWQPFVPRSPRNRAYLGEELTKRIESGGAASGLPEIDDIAVPDLPALAKSIARSKRNTATDKADDNIDLLQDRFTRLGGPEQSNGAPPATTSKSTLPPERRAAAIARIEQRMAEKKRAQRRKGFDKENVRP, encoded by the exons ATGTTGGGTTGGATGCTGAGACGCGGCGAGGACGCGCCCAACGCTGTCAACGACGGTG ACACTGCTCAGATCGATGCGCCCGATACCCCTGCGCCAGTATTTGCTGCAAGAGCTTTCAAGAGCGCCTTGTTTGGAACCCCGGCGCGACCGAGCGACAACCAAGCCACGAGAGCAGccaaagaaaagaagaacaTGAAGACGGAAGCAGTCTCTCAAACACCGCCCCGACCCCAGGGCATTCTTTTAACCCCGGGCACGGGAACcacgaggaggaagcgcgTGTCATTTGGACAGGACGTCAAAAAGACTAATGATCTTAATGTGATCCACGAGAACGAGACACGCCATCGCACGCGCCTAAATGAGGCTCTGGAAAAGGCATCGCGATCCGCAGCTCAGGAGGCTGCGACGCGACGAAATCAGGATGACACCTCAGACGACGAGTGGGAAgaagccgacgacgaggattGCTGCACCCACGACATCACGATCGATCTAAACGAGCCGCACTCACAATCCGGGAAGTACTGGAAGGAAGAGTTCGAAAAGTATcacgacgaggccaagatcgagatggagaaatTGCTCAAGTACAAGCAGCTGGCAAAGTCATATGCCAAGCAAAAGGACGCCGAGGCCAGTGACCTCgccgtcaagctcaaggaagAGCAGCAAAAGGtgatcgagatggagaagcagattGCTGAGGGCGCATCTCGAATCGCATCGAAGCGAGATGATCGATCGGACGATGTCAACTCTGAGCTTCTATCAACTTTGACGAAACAAACCGCTCTAGCGGTCCAGTATCGAACTCGTGTCCAAGAACTCGAGGATCAACTTGAGGAATTCCTCAAGGACCGAGAGGACGACCCAGATTCAAAGGCCGGCCGCAGGCGTCGACTGgcaacatcaccaagaacccaAAAGACCATTCTAGAGACACAAAGAGAGTTAAGGAAGGCTCGcgcccaggtcaaggagctgggTGAACTTCGCGACCAGGTCTCAACTTTGAGGAGTCAACTCAGGGCAGCCGAAAAGAGAGCCTCAAAGGCTGAGACACAGACAACAACTGTGCCTGACACTCCTCGCGAGAGCGCAAGGGCTCAGGATCTACGCGCCCAGCTTCGCGAGGCCAGGGAAGAGACCAAGAGAAAAGACGAAGAGATCCGTCAActcaaggaggagtttgaggcATACCGAAAGGAGACCGAAGCTCAAGCTACGGACAAGAATGGAGTGTTGGAACGCGCCCATTCAAAGATCgcagagctcaagaaggagataAGGACATTGAAGACGGGAGAACAAGCGCCCGCAACTCGACCAAAGAGCTGGCATGTTCACACGGAAATCAGTCGTCTAGCGGAGGAAAACTCTAGACGAAAGGAGGAATCCTCAGAAAGGGCTTTCAACCAGCGAGGCCATGACCTCGAGCGGCGAAGCTTCGACTTGACGGATCTGCAAGGCGAGTCCATTGGACTCAAGGCGACAAACCCCAATGTCCCTTCATTGCGACAGAAGTTCCACGAAGATGCCCTCCCCAAGGTGACCCAATCAGACCTTGGAACTACGAAGCAATCAGGTCTTGGTGATAGGCCAAATCTTGGCCGACCTAGATGGCAGCCATTCGTGCCGCGATCACCTAGGAACAGGGCTTATCTCGGCGAGGAGCTCACCAAGCGCATCGAGAGTGGAGGTGCCGCGTCCGGACTCCCCGAAATCGATGACATTGCCGTGCCTGATCTACCAGCACTCGCCAAGTCGATTGCGCGCTCAAAGCGAAACACGGCAACCGACAAGGCAGATGACAACATTGATCTCCTGCAGGATCGCTTCACGCGTCTAGGAGGGCCAGAGCAGAGCAACGGCGCACCTCCAGCCACCACGTCGAAGAGCACACTACCACCAGAGCGTAGAGCAGCGGCGATTGCGCGAATCGAGCAGAGAAtggcggagaagaagcgggCGCAGAGAAGGAAGGGGTTTGACAAAGAGAATGTTCGACCTTGA
- a CDS encoding Ribosome-interacting GTPase 2, whose translation MVNITDKIKEIEDEMKRTQKNKATEYHLGLLKGKLARLRAQLLEPGPGAGGGGGSGFDVSKSGDARIALVGFPSVGKSTFLSKVTKTRSEVASYAFTTLTAIPGVLEYGGAEIQLLDLPGIIEGAAEGKGRGRQVISAAKTSDLILMVLDATKKAEQRALLEAELEAVGIRLNREPPNIYLKVKKAGGMKITFQTPPKYLDEKMVFNILRDYKILNCEVLVRDEFATVDDFIDVIMKDHRKYIKCLYVYNKIDSVSLDFLDKLAREDHTVVMSCELDLGIQDVVERCWKELKLIRIYTKRKGVDPDFSEALIVRSNSTIEDVCDRIHRTLKDTFKYALVWGASARHVPQRVGLGHPVSDEDVVYIVSGWRA comes from the exons ATGGTCAACATTAcggacaagatcaagga gattgaggatgagatgaagaggacgcAAA AAAACAAGGCCACTG AATATCATCTGGGTCTATTAAAAGG AAAACTCGCCCGACTAAGGGCTCAACTCCTGGAACCCGGTCCGGGAGCcggaggcggtggtggctCAGGTTTCGACGTCAGCAAGAGCGGTGATGCGCGAATTGCCCTCGTCGGTTTTCCATCGGTAGGAAAGTCGACCTTCTTGTCCAAGGTGACCAAGACGAGGTCCGAAGTTGCTTCGTATGCCTTCACAACCCTTACAGCTATTCCTGGTGTGCTGGAGTATGGCGGTGCTGAGATCCAGCTTCTCGATCTTCCCGGTATCATTGAGGGTGCCGCCGAGGGAAAGGGCCGAGGACGACAGGTCATCTCGGCTGCCAAGACCAGCGATCTTATTCTCATGGTGCTGGACGCTACCAAGAAGGCGGAGCAGAGGGCCCTACTCGAGGCTGAACTGGAAGCAGTCGGTATCCGTCTGAATCGGGAGCCTCC CAACATCtacctcaaggtcaagaaggcggGCGGCATGAAGATCACATTCCAAACTCCCCCCAAGTACCTGGACGAGAAGATGGTCTTCAACATTCTCCGCGACTACAAGATCCTCAACTGCGAGGTCCTGGTGCGCGACGAGTTCGCGACCGTCGACGACTTTATCGACGTCATCATGAAGGATCACCGCAAGTACATCAAGTGCTTGTACGTGTACAACAAGATCGACAGCGTCTCGCTCGAtttcctcgacaagctggCCCGCGAGGACCACacggtggtgatgagctGCGAGCTGGATCTGGGCATCCAGGATGTTGTGGAGAGGTGCTGgaaggagctcaagctgaTCCGCATCTACACCAAGCGCAAGGGCGTGGATCCCGACTTTAGCGAGGCTCTGATTGTGCGAAGCAACAGCACCATCGAAGACGTTTGCGATCGTATCCACAGGACGCTGAAGGATACGTTCAAGTATGCGCTGGTTTGGGGTGCTAGTGCGAGACATGTTCCTCAGAGAGTTGGTCTAGGGCACCCGGTgtcggatgaggatgttgtttACATTGTCAGCGGCTGGCGAGCGTAG
- a CDS encoding Magnesium chelatase, with the protein MADDSLLDKVHALSDLELALLLCLISREHCLVSTPSDAIDDLIQELQLVATKTFGLSWVVVDCTPSTTLEDFAAALIIGHQPSSGRSTSPSRNHPDSYFTSRPSSSHPRTPLSPLSPGGGAFSSRIANVILAKNLDRAPQAVQIQALELLRTRRIFTRTSVQTAPKQFVFIPVLEAASGGEARVTAHLNDFLYIAYWHDPEDGFVNLDEADVNDADTASTGSVVKRGPGEEGSSGQPLISENEISHLGTLSQEAKVDIEVTRYQMNIVSFLRMHRAVAGGISPTATKHFGQLMRCLAALHRLDFVTPALVGLAAHKIYLHRIQLTLPEKERSMQWGSKVEAVEALLEDIGPEDVVEDVLGMVTAPL; encoded by the exons ATGGCGGATGACAGCCTTCTCGACAAGGTCCACGCCTTGAGTGACCTCGAGCTGGCCCTGCTGCTCTGTCTCATCAGTCGCGAACACTGCCTCGTGAGCACCCCGTCGGATGCTATCGACGACCTCATACAGGAGCTTCAGCTTGTGGCAACAAAGACATTCGGCCTCAGCTGGGTCGTCGTCGACTGCACTCCCTCTACTACGCTCGAAGATTTCGCCGCcgctctcatcatcggccACCAGCCCTCCTCCGGCCGCTCTACCTCGCCCTCGCGCAACCACCCAGACTCATACTTTACGTCACGGCCATCCTCGTCGCATCCACGCACACCACTTAGTCCACTGTCACCAGGTGGCGGTGCCTTCTCCTCGCGAATAGCCAAcgtcatcctcgccaagaacctcgacCGAGCGCCCCAGGCAGTCCAGATCCAGGCTCTGGAACTCCTGCGTACGCGTCGCATCTTTACTCGGACGTCTGTCCAGACGGCTCCGAAGCAGTTTGTCTTTATACCCGTGTTAGAAGCAGCCAGTGGCGGGGAGGCTCGTGTAACAGCGCACCTCAACGACTTTTTGTACATCGCATACTGGCATGATCCAGAAGATGGAtttgtcaacctcgatgaGGCAGATGTTAATGATGCTGACACGGCATCAACGGGAAGTGTAGTGAAAAGGGGGCCCGGTGAAGAAGGCTCCTCTGGTCAACCTCTAATCAGCGAAAAC GAGATAAGCCACTTGGGAACACTGAGTcaagaggccaaggttgaTATCGAGGTCACCCGCTACCAGATGAACATCGTCTCATTCCTCCGTATGCACCGAGCCGTTGCCGGAGGCATCAGCCCAACGGCCACCAAGCACTTTGGTCAGCTTATGCGCTGCCTAGCTGCCTTGCATCGTCTGGACTTTGTTACTCCCGCGCTTGTTGGCCTCGCTGCCCACAAGATTTATCTACATCGTATCCAACTGACGCTCCCTGAAAAGGAGAGAAGTATGCAATGGGGCAGCAAGGTGGAAGCCGTAGAAGCCCTCCTAGAAGACATAGGTCCAGAAGATGTCGTCGAAGATGTGCTAGGCATGGTGACCGCGCCGCTCTGA